In one window of Brassica rapa cultivar Chiifu-401-42 chromosome A07, CAAS_Brap_v3.01, whole genome shotgun sequence DNA:
- the LOC103829010 gene encoding bystin-like isoform X1, whose translation MATKRNFKAFSVAAASSPMNGCKSRKLTEKILKEAYAQQKEVEDEENTPMSAFSFKQPLYELEDVIDDDVDEIQSQLDYHEDMACSEKEEKLLLDAFFHKDGASIAKRVSDAITSSLEEKHIAATGAAFDSITDYYRKLGEFMSLYTNGKMPKALNHLTRLENWESLLKLTQPESWSPNAMYKATNMFASSSKAERFYELFLLPRVREDIRIHKKLHFCLYQSLKKALFKPKGFYCGILLPLCKSGTCTIPEAVIIGSIIHKFSIPEKFSSAALVCLAEMEFLGTRSYFMKAILEKKYALAHLAIDAVAAHFLRFCKETKVMPVIWHQTLLAFVQRYKHELRKEDKKSLTSLLEKQNHELITPEIVRELVSSRNRGEMVDNSHSASTINNKPIKEDWFDMPQVPMEED comes from the exons ATGGCGACAAAGAGGAACTTTAAGGCATTCTCGGTTGCTGCCGCCTCCTCACCGATGAATGGTTGCAAAAGCCGGAAG CTAACGGAGAAGATACTGAAGGAAGCGTATGCGCAGCAAAAGGAAGTCGAGGATGAAGAAAACACCCCCATGAGCGCCTTCTCCTTCAAGCAACCATTGTATGAGTTGGAAGATGTTATTGACGATGATGTTGATGAGATCCAGAGCCAACTTGATTACCAT GAGGATATGGCCTGTAGCGAGAAAGAAGAAAAGTTATTACTAGATGCCTTCTTTCACAAGGATGGGGCTTCAATAGCAAAACGTGTCTCTGATGCTATTACTTCTTCGCTTGAAGAAAAACATATTGCTGCTACAG GCGCAGCTTTTGATTCAATAACTGACTACTATCGAAA GCTGGGAGAGTTTATGAGTCTATACACAAACGGTAAAATGCCGAAAGCTCTTAACCATCTTACTAGACTGGAAAATTGGGAAAGTTTATTGAAGTTGACTCAACCAGAGAGTTGGTCACCAAATGCAATGTACAAGGCTACAAACATGTTTGCCTCCAGCAGCAAAGCTGAACGCTTCTATGAGCTTTTTCTTCTTCCTAGGGTCAGAGAGGACATCAGAATCCACAAAAAGCTACATTTTTGTCTCTACCAATCTTTGAAAAAGGCACTCTTCAAGCCCAAAGGATTCTACTGTGGGATTTTACTTCCCTTGTGTAAG TCTGGAACATGCACCATCCCCGAAGCTGTTATTATTGGGAGTATAATACACAAGTTTTCTATTCCTGAAAAATTTTCAAG TGCTGCCTTGGTATGTTTGGCGGAGATGGAGTTTCTTGGCACAAGAAG TTACTTCATGAAAGCTATCCTGGAGAAGAAATATGCGCTGGCTCATCTGGCCATTGATGCGGTCGCTGCTCACTTCTTGAGATTTTGTAAGGAGACAAAAGTTATGCCGGTCATTTGGCACCAAACTCTTCTCGCCTTTGTGCAACG GTACAAGCACGAACTAAGAAAGGAAGATAAAAAGAGTCTCACAAGTCTACTTGAGAAGCAAAATCACGAGCTA ATTACTCCTGAAATTGTGAGAGAGCTTGTTAGTAGCAGAAACCGTGGAGAGATGGTGGATAATTCACATTCAGCTTCAACGATCAACAACAAGCCGATCAAAGAAGACTGGTTTGACATGCCACAAGTTCCAATGGAAGAAGACTAA
- the LOC103829010 gene encoding bystin-like isoform X2, with product MSAFSFKQPLYELEDVIDDDVDEIQSQLDYHEDMACSEKEEKLLLDAFFHKDGASIAKRVSDAITSSLEEKHIAATGAAFDSITDYYRKLGEFMSLYTNGKMPKALNHLTRLENWESLLKLTQPESWSPNAMYKATNMFASSSKAERFYELFLLPRVREDIRIHKKLHFCLYQSLKKALFKPKGFYCGILLPLCKSGTCTIPEAVIIGSIIHKFSIPEKFSSAALVCLAEMEFLGTRSYFMKAILEKKYALAHLAIDAVAAHFLRFCKETKVMPVIWHQTLLAFVQRYKHELRKEDKKSLTSLLEKQNHELITPEIVRELVSSRNRGEMVDNSHSASTINNKPIKEDWFDMPQVPMEED from the exons ATGAGCGCCTTCTCCTTCAAGCAACCATTGTATGAGTTGGAAGATGTTATTGACGATGATGTTGATGAGATCCAGAGCCAACTTGATTACCAT GAGGATATGGCCTGTAGCGAGAAAGAAGAAAAGTTATTACTAGATGCCTTCTTTCACAAGGATGGGGCTTCAATAGCAAAACGTGTCTCTGATGCTATTACTTCTTCGCTTGAAGAAAAACATATTGCTGCTACAG GCGCAGCTTTTGATTCAATAACTGACTACTATCGAAA GCTGGGAGAGTTTATGAGTCTATACACAAACGGTAAAATGCCGAAAGCTCTTAACCATCTTACTAGACTGGAAAATTGGGAAAGTTTATTGAAGTTGACTCAACCAGAGAGTTGGTCACCAAATGCAATGTACAAGGCTACAAACATGTTTGCCTCCAGCAGCAAAGCTGAACGCTTCTATGAGCTTTTTCTTCTTCCTAGGGTCAGAGAGGACATCAGAATCCACAAAAAGCTACATTTTTGTCTCTACCAATCTTTGAAAAAGGCACTCTTCAAGCCCAAAGGATTCTACTGTGGGATTTTACTTCCCTTGTGTAAG TCTGGAACATGCACCATCCCCGAAGCTGTTATTATTGGGAGTATAATACACAAGTTTTCTATTCCTGAAAAATTTTCAAG TGCTGCCTTGGTATGTTTGGCGGAGATGGAGTTTCTTGGCACAAGAAG TTACTTCATGAAAGCTATCCTGGAGAAGAAATATGCGCTGGCTCATCTGGCCATTGATGCGGTCGCTGCTCACTTCTTGAGATTTTGTAAGGAGACAAAAGTTATGCCGGTCATTTGGCACCAAACTCTTCTCGCCTTTGTGCAACG GTACAAGCACGAACTAAGAAAGGAAGATAAAAAGAGTCTCACAAGTCTACTTGAGAAGCAAAATCACGAGCTA ATTACTCCTGAAATTGTGAGAGAGCTTGTTAGTAGCAGAAACCGTGGAGAGATGGTGGATAATTCACATTCAGCTTCAACGATCAACAACAAGCCGATCAAAGAAGACTGGTTTGACATGCCACAAGTTCCAATGGAAGAAGACTAA
- the LOC103829011 gene encoding uncharacterized protein LOC103829011 encodes MHILRILIIVPHVSSMSKFLITTLVIIIIISTVMAKSSFSTSKSSSQDINSSYKVKSNRFLPKLYGDYGFWNPSPVYGGGFPYPGPVPHGSLGSQQRHKKLK; translated from the coding sequence ATGCACATCCTAAGAATCTTGATTATAGTTCCTCATGTTTCTAGCATGTCTAAGTTTCTCATAACTACCCtcgttatcatcatcatcatctcgaCCGTAATGGCAAAATCCTCTTTTTCTACTTCCAAATCTTCTTCTCAAGATATCAATTCTTCCTATAAGGTGAAATCCAATAGATTTCTACCAAAGTTGTACGGAGATTACGGGTTTTGGAACCCTAGCCCGGTTTATGGAGGAGGTTTTCCTTATCCTGGACCAGTGCCTCATGGAAGTCTAGGTTCGCAACAGAGACATAAGAAGCTAAAATAA